Proteins encoded in a region of the Salipiger sp. CCB-MM3 genome:
- a CDS encoding glycosyltransferase, which produces MKAAKIDLPAQAMAIESPEPLRLGYLIDTLVTGGAERLVLTFAEAVRARSDVVLTVFVLSDLRTPFYEKLRALGTEVVMLPGRNLADFGRFRRLVAALRARRIEYLHAHLASSSTLGAYASKLLGIPFVTTIHNVKPSVRRIRPGRRLLQGVAMRLPGVNKIAVGEAVAEAAAKEIGRSGCRVVPNAVADSVVAPFGSRARLRRELQLGEDQLALVCVGAIIGQKAHEVLLDAFATVHEAAPNTVLLLVGDARDAPRHAALLAQADQLGLEGALRFLGMRSDIPEVLAASDIFVSSSHWEGAPVSLLEAMANGLPPVVTDVGENGLVLEGTGAILVRPRDPEALARGMLEMIETPRLRSATAEAVRERALGRYGTATWVERLLAIYAETGQRRDWHHPRTDVPPPPLQNR; this is translated from the coding sequence ATGAAGGCTGCGAAGATTGATCTTCCCGCGCAGGCGATGGCTATTGAAAGCCCCGAGCCGCTGCGTCTGGGGTATCTGATCGACACACTTGTCACCGGCGGGGCCGAGCGCCTTGTACTGACCTTTGCCGAGGCGGTCCGCGCCCGCTCTGACGTGGTGCTGACCGTGTTCGTGCTGAGCGATCTGCGGACCCCGTTTTACGAAAAACTGCGGGCGCTGGGCACCGAGGTGGTTATGCTGCCGGGTCGCAATCTCGCCGATTTTGGCCGCTTCCGGCGGTTGGTTGCGGCGTTGCGGGCGCGGCGGATCGAGTATCTGCATGCGCATTTGGCCTCGTCCAGCACGCTTGGCGCGTATGCTTCGAAGCTGCTGGGCATCCCGTTTGTCACGACGATCCACAACGTCAAACCCTCGGTCCGCCGTATCCGGCCCGGTCGGCGCCTGTTGCAGGGCGTGGCGATGCGCTTGCCCGGGGTGAACAAGATCGCCGTGGGTGAAGCGGTGGCCGAGGCCGCGGCGAAAGAGATCGGACGCTCGGGGTGCCGCGTCGTGCCCAACGCCGTGGCCGACAGCGTGGTCGCGCCCTTCGGGTCGAGAGCGCGGCTGCGGCGCGAGTTACAGCTTGGCGAGGATCAACTGGCGCTGGTCTGCGTCGGGGCGATCATCGGGCAAAAGGCGCATGAGGTTCTGCTCGATGCCTTTGCGACGGTGCATGAGGCTGCGCCCAACACGGTGCTTCTCTTGGTTGGGGATGCCCGCGATGCGCCGCGCCATGCCGCGCTGCTGGCGCAGGCCGATCAGCTTGGGCTGGAGGGCGCGCTGAGGTTCCTTGGCATGCGCAGCGACATCCCCGAGGTGCTGGCGGCCAGCGACATCTTTGTCAGCTCGTCGCATTGGGAGGGCGCGCCGGTCTCGCTTTTGGAGGCGATGGCCAACGGTCTTCCGCCGGTGGTGACCGATGTCGGAGAGAACGGGCTGGTGCTGGAAGGCACCGGCGCGATCCTCGTGCGGCCCCGCGATCCCGAGGCGCTGGCGCGCGGCATGCTCGAGATGATCGAGACGCCGCGTCTGCGCAGCGCCACCGCCGAGGCTGTGCGCGAGCGGGCGCTCGGGCGCTACGGCACTGCCACATGGGTGGAACGTCTGCTGGCGATCTATGCCGAAACCGGCCAGCGCCGCGACTGGCACCACCCGCGGACTGACGTGCCGCCGCCGCCTCTGCAGAACCGGTGA
- a CDS encoding sulfotransferase family protein, protein MSTHSLPLASELVSDTALFPPAVYLIGAPKCGTTALGHYLSEHPEVAFSSPKEPHYFSHDLNGLCLCDDAAQYRAIFPSDPAARVMMEGSVWYLYSEAAISEILKARPDARFIVMLRNPVKMLVSLHRQLIHALDENVEDFRTAWQLSEARAAGKDIPRGCRAPLTLLYHRTAAFGEMMARLYARVPQERVLVLFQEEMRADTAGTYRRTLEFLGLPDDGRTDFTPVNEAKKARSKLVRFMVSRAGPAREVVSGPIKRALGVQSLGLVKKMDALNNTKLGKLEVPPDLADEIARHYAEDMLQLQDLLGRDLAKLGWPMPARPSPRAAAGR, encoded by the coding sequence GTGTCGACCCACTCTTTGCCGCTTGCGTCCGAATTGGTCTCGGACACCGCGCTTTTCCCGCCCGCCGTCTATCTGATCGGCGCGCCGAAATGCGGCACCACAGCCTTGGGTCACTATCTGTCGGAACACCCTGAGGTTGCCTTTTCCAGCCCTAAAGAGCCGCATTACTTCTCGCATGACCTGAACGGGCTGTGCCTGTGCGACGATGCCGCTCAGTATCGCGCCATCTTTCCCAGCGATCCGGCGGCGCGGGTGATGATGGAAGGCTCGGTCTGGTATCTCTATTCCGAGGCGGCGATTTCCGAGATCCTCAAGGCGCGCCCGGATGCGCGGTTCATCGTCATGCTGCGCAACCCGGTGAAGATGCTGGTCTCGTTGCACCGGCAGCTGATCCACGCGCTGGACGAGAATGTCGAGGATTTCCGCACCGCATGGCAGCTTTCGGAAGCGCGCGCGGCGGGCAAGGATATTCCGCGCGGTTGCCGCGCGCCCTTGACGCTGCTCTATCACCGCACCGCCGCCTTCGGCGAGATGATGGCGCGGCTCTACGCGCGCGTCCCGCAAGAGCGCGTGCTGGTACTTTTTCAGGAAGAAATGCGCGCGGACACCGCGGGCACGTACCGCCGGACCCTCGAATTTCTCGGGCTGCCGGACGACGGGCGTACCGATTTCACCCCGGTGAATGAGGCCAAGAAGGCACGCTCAAAGCTGGTGCGCTTCATGGTGTCGCGCGCCGGCCCGGCCCGCGAGGTGGTCTCGGGCCCGATCAAGCGGGCGTTGGGCGTGCAGTCGCTGGGCCTCGTGAAGAAGATGGACGCGCTGAACAACACCAAGCTCGGCAAGCTGGAGGTTCCGCCGGACCTCGCCGATGAGATCGCGCGTCATTACGCCGAAGACATGCTGCAGCTGCAGGACCTGCTGGGGCGTGACCTTGCAAAACTGGGCTGGCCGATGCCGGCACGCCCATCTCCAAGAGCCGCTGCCGGGCGCTGA
- a CDS encoding UDP-glucuronic acid decarboxylase family protein yields the protein MLKRNYNSRKRILVTGGAGFLGSHLCDRLLESGAEVLCVDNLFTGTKRNIEHLLGNPRFEFLRHDVTIPLYVEVDEIYNLACPASPIHYQHDPVQTTKTSVHGAINMLGLARRLKCPILQASTSEVYGDALVSPQAEGYWGNVNPIGVRSCYDEGKRCAETLFFDYNRQHGLPIKVVRIFNTYGPRMHPQDGRVVSNFIRQALFDEDITIYGDGSQTRSFCYMDELIDGMMRMMATPDGFTGPVNLGNPQECTVKQLAEMIVAQTGSRSQLVSRELPSDDPVQRRPDISLAQEHLGWTPNVELSQGIAKTIAYFEDLLNKPARQMQATS from the coding sequence ATGTTGAAGCGCAACTACAACAGCCGCAAGCGCATCCTCGTCACGGGCGGGGCGGGTTTCCTCGGCTCTCATCTGTGCGACCGCCTGCTCGAAAGCGGTGCCGAGGTGCTTTGCGTCGACAACCTGTTCACCGGCACGAAGCGCAACATCGAGCACCTGCTGGGCAACCCCCGCTTCGAGTTCCTGCGCCATGACGTGACCATCCCGCTCTATGTCGAGGTCGACGAGATCTACAACCTCGCCTGCCCGGCCTCGCCGATCCACTATCAGCACGACCCGGTGCAGACGACCAAGACCTCGGTGCATGGGGCGATCAACATGCTGGGTCTGGCGCGGCGTCTGAAATGCCCGATCCTGCAGGCCTCGACCTCGGAAGTGTATGGCGACGCGCTGGTGAGCCCGCAGGCCGAAGGCTATTGGGGCAACGTCAATCCGATCGGGGTGCGGTCCTGCTATGACGAGGGCAAGCGCTGCGCCGAGACGCTGTTCTTCGATTACAACCGCCAGCACGGGCTGCCGATCAAGGTCGTGCGCATCTTCAACACCTATGGTCCCCGGATGCATCCGCAGGACGGACGGGTGGTGTCGAACTTCATCCGTCAGGCGCTGTTCGACGAAGACATCACCATCTATGGCGATGGCAGCCAGACGCGCTCGTTCTGCTACATGGATGAGCTGATCGACGGGATGATGCGGATGATGGCCACGCCCGACGGGTTTACCGGCCCGGTCAACCTTGGCAACCCGCAGGAATGCACGGTCAAGCAACTGGCCGAGATGATCGTCGCGCAGACCGGCTCGCGCTCGCAGCTGGTGTCGCGCGAACTTCCCAGCGATGACCCGGTGCAGCGCCGCCCCGACATCAGCCTTGCGCAAGAGCACCTTGGCTGGACCCCGAATGTCGAGCTTTCGCAGGGCATTGCAAAGACGATCGCCTATTTCGAGGACCTGCTGAACAAGCCCGCGCGGCAGATGCAGGCCACCTCCTGA
- a CDS encoding pectate lyase family protein, translated as MAPSVRVTGLLRLAVFVTGAVIAGWVFGVGEAVSQTVPSEAQDAPPVGFGAATTGGAGGRSVAVTSLADEGPGSLRAAIEAPGGPRVIHFDIGGTIALSRQIEIGSDITVDGRGAPSPVTLTGGRLRVIGSNVILRGLRVRPGDGPGDGGENRDGISIGRGKAAIRNVLIDGNSISWSVDEGLAVWGNVSDVTISNNIIAEGLDQSIHPKGRHSMGLLVGGGAAQRITLVGNLMAHNRHRNPAIKDHSRSIELINNLVYNWGPNGLQGTGSEINILGNVYVPGPDSVERPPFYLQDGDLTGPHFFLQDNIGALREDGVATLSEKPVFEGSGTPVLPAAQVEEAVLAHSGARLPERDAVDRRIIEEVRSRSGYIIDSPEWVMGGRKPKPEPEPAEEVKSSEACATLGCIETPAPTADIDNGG; from the coding sequence ATGGCACCCTCGGTGCGCGTGACCGGTCTTTTGCGGCTGGCTGTATTCGTCACCGGCGCAGTGATCGCCGGTTGGGTCTTTGGCGTCGGTGAAGCGGTCTCGCAGACTGTGCCCAGCGAAGCGCAAGACGCGCCGCCGGTCGGCTTCGGCGCCGCGACGACGGGCGGGGCAGGGGGCCGGAGCGTCGCCGTCACCTCGCTGGCGGACGAGGGGCCGGGCAGCCTGCGCGCAGCCATTGAGGCTCCGGGCGGACCACGGGTGATCCACTTCGACATCGGCGGCACCATCGCGCTGAGCCGGCAGATCGAGATCGGCTCGGACATCACCGTGGACGGGCGCGGCGCGCCTTCTCCTGTCACGCTGACCGGCGGGCGTCTGAGAGTGATCGGCAGCAATGTGATCCTGCGCGGCCTGCGCGTGCGCCCCGGCGATGGGCCCGGCGATGGCGGTGAGAACCGTGACGGCATCTCCATTGGCAGGGGCAAGGCAGCGATCCGCAACGTGCTAATCGATGGCAATTCAATCAGTTGGTCGGTGGATGAGGGGCTGGCGGTCTGGGGCAACGTTTCGGATGTGACGATCTCGAACAACATCATTGCCGAAGGCCTCGATCAGTCGATCCATCCCAAGGGGCGTCACAGCATGGGCCTTCTGGTCGGAGGCGGCGCGGCGCAGCGCATCACGCTGGTCGGCAACCTCATGGCGCACAACCGGCACCGCAATCCCGCGATCAAGGACCACAGCCGCAGCATCGAGTTGATCAACAATCTCGTCTATAACTGGGGGCCGAACGGTTTGCAGGGCACCGGGTCGGAGATCAACATTCTCGGCAATGTCTACGTGCCTGGCCCTGACAGCGTCGAACGCCCGCCATTCTACCTTCAGGATGGCGATCTGACCGGGCCGCATTTCTTCCTGCAGGACAACATCGGCGCGCTGCGCGAGGATGGGGTGGCCACGCTCTCGGAAAAGCCGGTCTTTGAAGGCAGCGGCACGCCGGTGCTGCCCGCGGCGCAGGTTGAAGAGGCCGTGCTTGCTCATTCAGGCGCACGGCTGCCCGAACGCGATGCCGTCGACCGTCGGATCATCGAGGAGGTGCGCAGCCGCAGCGGCTACATCATCGATTCGCCTGAGTGGGTGATGGGGGGGCGTAAGCCCAAGCCTGAGCCGGAGCCCGCAGAAGAGGTCAAGTCCTCAGAGGCTTGCGCAACTTTAGGTTGCATTGAGACCCCTGCGCCCACCGCAGATATCGACAATGGCGGCTGA